A window of Polypterus senegalus isolate Bchr_013 chromosome 14, ASM1683550v1, whole genome shotgun sequence contains these coding sequences:
- the LOC120514603 gene encoding lymphocyte expansion molecule-like: MATKKFSGAPFGIQSARFDVSGVHPNCKTPGGYTQVPYCKRANSEEERRLGPGTYNVDTGDFSSKAVARRAQGPGWKRQLETSRLAKMPQLLYREAWKNKQFLKSKVGPGSYKIQDFMELRDQRPSSVRGVCETRERRFKKTSETNTPGPGSYGEGGIPWAAVEETQRQKRQNHRFEGSSSSGRELLPVGCHLGPGTYNLKDSIELLLSRTVSNRGPYDVFTGSRSRPVTCGYFCEPVGSRANPGEYKIKNFVELLDNKERYKHGVFGTLPQYPAVCTDRIGCTTLSHQHPTVDWLGPGCYDVKLLTRPENHSAPPFMSSSARASNKTESQGPGVGRYDISRLGTAIDYRSAFHSKTQRYLSDLQRDKHLMERLRSAKLQGEQKLE, from the exons ATGGCCACGAAGAAGTTCAGCGGCGCGCCGTTCGGGATCCAGTCGGCCAG ATTTGATGTGTCGGGGGTCCATCCCAACTGCAAGACGCCTGGCGGCTACACTCAAGTCCCCTACTGCAAGAGGGCCAACAGCGAGGAG GAGCGGAGACTGGGACCGGGCACTTACAATGTTGACACAGGGGACTTCAGCTCCAAGGCCGTGGCACGGCGGGCTCAAGGACCCGGCTGGAAGCGTCAGCTGGAAACGTCCCGCCTGGCAAAGATGCCCCAGTTGCTGTACAGGGAGGCATGGAAGAACAAGCAGTTTTTG AAATCCAAGGTGGGCCCTGGGAGCTACAAGATCCAGGACTTCATGGAGCTGCGGGACCAGCGCCCGTCCAGCGTCCGAGGAGTGTGCGAGACCCGAGAGCGCAGGTTCAAGAAGACGAGCGAG ACCAACACTCCAGGCCCAGGCAGCTACGGTGAAGGTGGCATCCCGTGGGCAGCAGTGGAGGAGACCCAGCGGCAGAAGCGGCAGAATCACCGATTTGAGGGCAGCTCTTCCTCGGGCCGAGAGCTCCTGCCAGTG GGCTGCCACCTGGGCCCGGGCACCTACAACCTGAAAGACTCGATCGAACTTCTCCTGAGCCGCACCGTCAGCAACAGGGGTCCCTATGATGTGTTCACCGGGTCCCGGAGTCGGCCAGTGACCTGCGGGTACTTCTGTGAGCCG GTGGGTTCGCGTGCCAATCCCGGGGAATACAAGATCAAGAACTTTGTGGAACTGCTGGACAACAAAGAAAGATATAAGCACGGTGTGTTTGGGACCCTTCCTCAGTACCCCGCCGTCTGTACTGACCGGATTGGCTGCACCACTCTCTCCCACCAGCACCCGACAGTG GACTGGCTGGGCCCCGGCTGCTATGACGTCAAACTGTTAACCAGGCCGGAGAACCACTCGGCGCCACCCTTCATGTCGTCCAGTGCCCGTGCCAGCAACAAGACAGAAAGCCAG GGTCCTGGCGTGGGGCGCTATGACATCAGCAGGCTGGGCACAGCGATTGACTATCGATCTGCGTTTCACTCCAAGACTCAACGCTACCTGAGTGACCTGCAGCGAGACAAACACCTGAT GGAGCGCCTACGCTCTGCCAAACTTCAGGGTGAGCAGAAACTGGAATGA
- the LOC120514365 gene encoding uncharacterized protein LOC120514365 encodes MDSSAPTSGRNYDDKSPAPFMFYRCGQTNKVNKAPDGWHSLTAGATRQVKNVPLPTEGAFGLEAWRFLLDKLQEGKEDEVLNALKMEMKQRQKRERNRIRDAVQEKLDAMDEGCMPPEDESAALPKGAQCLAKTGGLHALDPKRPLTPGDARPVSVVGLQLGLSPLLQAAATPTTSPAGPQSVIVSQQHPLHQPPAQGPDDEDIYSALPRDDDPQSLEAPLIQKADGVKTDHPKPWSSFEVYTIIRNVPKPADNHHKFVQEIEALRASYDLTIGDVEQVMRGVLGESEWLAVRRSAMADGDKNGSSWPNTPTLPFQERDWLALQTTLLIRYPHKINWSAASNVHLRDGEGLYNFWDRCKKTFLLHSGLQWADNMESLINANFVNGLPPSIKILAQQDPCFEDDPPNKLIRRVQIWMEKEKVNAAKETTNGGAFNQGAANQCLKRQSHSGGRDKAKANAKWSQAQQLPPRPTLCHQAEQPPPYCQISFKCHGCGQPGHFRRNCPFAGGKTE; translated from the coding sequence ATGGACTCAAGTGCGCCCACCTCAGGTAGGAACTATGATGACAAATCTCCAGCACCTTTCATGTTTTATAGATGTGGCCAGACTAACAAAGTGAATAAAGCCCCTGATGGATGGCACAGTTTGACCGCAGGTGCTACGAGGCAAGTTAAGAATGTGCCGCTGCCCACTGAAGGGGCTTTTGGATTGGAAGCGTGGAGGTTTTTGTTGGACAAGCTGCAGGAGGGAAAAGAGGATGAAGTGTTGAACGCGTTGAAGATGGAGATGAAGCAAAGGCAGAagcgagaaagaaacagaatacgcGACGCGGTGCAAGAGAAATTAGACGCTATGGACGAGGGGTGTATGCCACCTGAAGATGAGAGTGCGGCATTACCTAAGGGGGCTCAGTGCTTAGCTAAAACAGGAGGGCTGCACGCCCTGGACCCCAAAAGACCACTAACTCCAGGAGATGCGAGGCCCGTGTCTGTGGTGGGACTACAACTGGGGCTCAGTCCACTCCTTCAGGCTGCAGCCACCCCAACCACCAGCCCTGCCGGACCCCAAAGTGTGATTGTGTCACAACAACATCCCCTCCATCAGCCCCCAGCCCAAGGACCAGATGATGAAGACATTTATTCGGCCCTGCCGAGGGATGATGACCCCCAGTCTCTTGAAGCCCCTTTAATACAGAAGGCTGACGGTGTAAAGACTGATCATCCCAAGCCGTGGTCTTCCTTTGAAGTCTACACGATTATCCGGAACGTTCCGAAGCCCGCAGACAACCATCACAAATTTGTGCAGGAGATCGAAGCCTTGCGGGCGTCCTATGACTTGACCATAGGAGACGTCGAGCAAGTCATGAGGGGGGTCTTGGGGGAATCCGAATGGCTGGCAGTGAGGAGGTCAGCTATGGCAGACGGGGACAAGAATGGGAGCAGCTGGCCAAACACCCCAACGCTGCCCTTCCAGGAACGGGACTGGTTGGCACTCCAGACGACCTTACTGATTAGATACCCacacaaaatcaactggagcGCGGCCAGCAACGTCCATCTGAGAGACGGAGAGGGGCTCTACAACTTCTGGGACCGCTGCAAGAAGACCTTCCTGCTGCATTCGGGGCTGCAGTGGGCCGATAACATGGAGTCCCTCATTAATGCCAACTTTGTTAACGGGCTGCCGCCCAGTATTAAGATATTAGCCCAGCAGGACCCCTGCTTTGAGGACGACCCACCCAATAAACTGATCAGGCGGGTGCAAATCTGGATGGAGAAGGAGAAGGTGAACGCGGCCAAAGAGACCACGAATGGGGGTGCTTTTAATCAGGGGGCCGCCAACCAGTGTTTGAAGAGACAGAGCCACAGCGGAGGAAGAGACAAAGCCAAGGCTAATGCAAAATGGAGTCAAGCGCAGCAGCTGCCACCGCGGCCTACACTGTGCCATCAAGCAGAACAACCACCTCCATATTGCCAAATCTCTTTTAAATGTCACGGGTGTGGCCAGCCGGGTCATTTCAGGCGGAATTGCCCTTTCGCAGGTGGAAAAACGGAGTAG